A single genomic interval of Candidatus Stygibacter australis harbors:
- a CDS encoding FAD-binding oxidoreductase: MPGLYGRQKSCPEFSTEPLLSWEYRVIIISINSYLLRRKYCLQEELVDISGGYYWFLADMEIIKSKSELAEYLHDESRLSGKAEYLVFARSEADIQEAVNYCRKHELALTIQGSRTGITGGSVPKSGMILNLEKMNKIKGIRQDAEGNYHLRCEPGLKLAELREVLNSRQYDTSGWTAEEKSVWQEFTRARRYIFPPDPTETSASLGGMASCNASGARSYKYGATRKWISMLKTIDMQKQQNKLNLTDLQIRLPAKGVKNATGYYLGGDSRDFDIYIGAEGTLAVITELEIKLIPRPAHCWGVLQFFNNEPAVIDFCEVLKLLEYRASAIEYFDNNALLLLRDNRQLWESLPELQDSWKFAIYYEFEGDDADILENAIFTAGDRAEEFGSGETDCWFIDTEAGIEHFKEFRHAVPEAINKELDKIRKDDPRISKISTDLALPAGCLGQILKLYRQAEEQGWRVIVFGHIGNNHLHTNILPEDHQRWQAGKALVKSWAEAAVKLGGSVSGEHGIGKTKRDLLRLMYGEEGLTVFKNIKEHFDPRWMLNRGNIIEWKQIPGD, from the coding sequence ATGCCGGGATTATACGGTCGCCAGAAATCCTGTCCTGAGTTCAGTACAGAACCCCTGCTTAGTTGGGAATATCGTGTCATCATCATTTCTATAAATAGCTATCTTCTACGAAGAAAATACTGTTTGCAAGAAGAACTGGTTGACATTTCTGGTGGATATTACTGGTTTTTAGCTGATATGGAAATAATAAAATCTAAGAGTGAACTGGCAGAATATCTGCATGATGAATCGCGCTTAAGTGGAAAAGCAGAATATCTGGTTTTTGCCAGATCAGAAGCTGATATTCAGGAGGCAGTGAACTACTGCCGTAAGCATGAACTTGCTCTTACGATCCAGGGCAGCAGAACAGGGATAACTGGAGGCAGTGTTCCTAAGAGTGGTATGATCCTTAATCTGGAAAAAATGAATAAGATCAAGGGTATCCGGCAGGATGCTGAAGGAAATTATCACCTGAGATGCGAGCCTGGGTTGAAACTTGCTGAGCTGCGGGAAGTGCTAAACAGCCGGCAATATGATACATCTGGCTGGACGGCTGAAGAAAAATCTGTCTGGCAGGAGTTTACTCGAGCGCGTCGATATATATTTCCTCCTGACCCTACTGAGACCAGTGCTTCTTTGGGAGGAATGGCGTCTTGTAATGCATCTGGAGCAAGAAGTTATAAATACGGAGCTACGCGTAAGTGGATTTCAATGCTCAAAACAATCGATATGCAAAAGCAACAAAACAAGTTAAATCTTACAGATTTGCAGATCAGATTGCCTGCAAAGGGAGTAAAGAATGCTACGGGTTACTATCTGGGAGGTGACTCTCGCGATTTTGACATATATATAGGAGCAGAAGGTACTTTGGCTGTGATTACTGAACTGGAGATCAAATTGATTCCCAGGCCTGCGCATTGCTGGGGTGTCTTGCAGTTTTTTAATAATGAGCCAGCGGTTATAGATTTTTGTGAGGTATTGAAGTTGTTGGAATATAGAGCATCAGCAATAGAATATTTTGATAATAATGCCTTATTACTGCTGCGAGACAATCGGCAATTATGGGAATCACTTCCGGAATTGCAGGATAGCTGGAAATTTGCCATTTACTATGAATTTGAGGGTGATGATGCAGATATCCTGGAAAATGCTATTTTTACTGCTGGTGACCGGGCAGAGGAATTTGGTTCTGGAGAAACTGACTGCTGGTTTATAGATACGGAAGCAGGTATAGAGCATTTTAAGGAATTCCGTCATGCTGTTCCCGAAGCTATCAATAAAGAACTTGATAAGATCAGGAAAGATGATCCCCGCATCAGCAAGATCAGTACTGATCTTGCACTGCCGGCAGGATGTTTAGGCCAGATCTTAAAATTATATCGCCAGGCGGAAGAGCAGGGTTGGAGAGTTATTGTATTTGGTCATATCGGTAATAACCATCTTCACACAAATATTCTTCCCGAAGATCATCAGCGCTGGCAGGCAGGGAAAGCACTAGTGAAAAGCTGGGCAGAAGCTGCTGTGAAGCTGGGGGGAAGCGTTTCTGGAGAGCATGGGATTGGTAAAACAAAACGTGACTTATTAAGACTGATGTATGGAGAGGAAGGACTGACAGTTTTTAAAAATATTAAGGAACA
- a CDS encoding M14 family zinc carboxypeptidase encodes MRKRLGILVCLLMLFVSLQAATEYYLEIDLSSKPDIEKLSRIISIHKFSDGKLLAYANENELAKLAESGYNYRILPHPSDGYIAEMATTKEQMRDWDYYPTYDVYLDIMDQFAEDYPDICEIISIGQSTEGRELLVAHIGDDLGSNDNEPEFYYTAQIHGNELVTSILMLHLIDDMLQSYGSDPRINNIIDEIDIYINPLDNPDGLYAGGNNTVTGATRSNANGVDLNRNFPCFEDGPHPDGNEYQVETLLQMDFAAEHNFVMSANLHSGAEVVNYPWDTWSTLHADDDWWQMVSHTYADAAQADSPASYFNGFNDGITNGYQWYTTAGNHQDYMNWYHHCREVTLELSDVQMLNANQLLDHYDWNRESLLRYMEECLFGIRGIVNNAGCLPQLSMVTILDHDMDHSEVYTDPISENYHRPIFAGTYDMQFSSWGFTSQIVTDVSVATDDVVEMSATLELAELCSINGTVLDESSGLPIFGAWVELPDTPLEEVMTGSDGSFSISDIPVGDYVIDVYASGYISDAYNVTLEAGANDLEFVLVPSEAISFESGDLPTQYDFSFSGNANWFVADDNAHNGLFSVRSGDIDDREVTRLHLEVELVEDGSVSFWKKVSSEQNYDFLRFYIDNALQNSWSGSSDWSNHSYNLTSGEHSFTWEYDKDTSVSNGSDCGWIDDILIEGLPEVAIVYGDVDDNGEIGAYDASLVQRYFVEMNPGPSAPLPWAYWRMLRADVDANGSIEAYDASLILQYYVGIIDHFPVED; translated from the coding sequence ATGAGGAAAAGATTAGGAATTTTAGTCTGTTTACTGATGCTGTTTGTGAGTCTTCAAGCAGCAACAGAATATTATCTGGAAATTGACCTTTCGAGTAAACCGGATATCGAAAAATTATCTCGCATCATATCAATCCATAAATTCTCCGATGGTAAACTTCTTGCTTATGCCAATGAAAATGAACTTGCAAAATTAGCTGAGTCCGGCTACAATTACAGAATATTACCGCATCCTTCAGACGGATATATCGCAGAAATGGCAACAACCAAAGAACAGATGCGGGACTGGGATTATTATCCCACTTATGACGTATATCTTGATATTATGGATCAATTTGCCGAGGATTATCCGGATATTTGCGAAATCATATCCATTGGACAGAGTACCGAGGGTAGAGAATTGCTAGTGGCCCATATAGGAGATGATCTGGGCAGTAATGATAATGAGCCGGAATTTTACTATACGGCTCAGATACATGGAAATGAGCTGGTTACCAGTATTTTGATGCTGCACTTGATAGATGATATGCTGCAATCTTATGGGAGTGATCCCCGTATTAATAACATAATTGATGAGATAGATATTTATATCAATCCACTTGATAACCCGGATGGTTTATATGCAGGTGGTAATAATACTGTGACAGGAGCTACGCGCAGTAATGCCAACGGAGTTGATCTTAATCGTAATTTCCCTTGCTTTGAAGATGGACCTCATCCCGATGGCAATGAATATCAGGTGGAAACACTTTTGCAGATGGATTTCGCTGCTGAACATAATTTCGTGATGAGTGCAAATCTGCATAGCGGAGCTGAAGTTGTGAATTATCCCTGGGATACCTGGAGCACTCTGCATGCGGATGATGACTGGTGGCAAATGGTGAGTCACACCTATGCTGATGCCGCTCAGGCTGATTCTCCCGCAAGTTATTTTAATGGATTTAATGACGGTATCACTAATGGTTATCAATGGTACACTACAGCAGGTAATCATCAGGATTATATGAACTGGTATCATCACTGTCGCGAAGTCACCCTGGAGCTTAGTGATGTGCAGATGCTCAATGCTAACCAGTTATTAGATCATTATGACTGGAACAGGGAATCTCTCCTGCGCTATATGGAAGAGTGTTTATTTGGTATCAGGGGAATTGTGAATAATGCTGGCTGTTTGCCACAATTATCTATGGTCACAATTCTTGATCATGATATGGATCACAGTGAAGTTTATACTGACCCGATAAGTGAAAATTACCATAGACCTATTTTTGCTGGGACTTATGATATGCAGTTTTCTTCCTGGGGGTTCACCAGCCAGATAGTTACTGATGTATCTGTAGCAACAGATGACGTCGTGGAAATGTCAGCAACTCTGGAACTGGCTGAATTATGTTCCATAAATGGAACCGTGCTGGATGAATCATCAGGGCTGCCCATATTCGGAGCCTGGGTGGAACTTCCGGACACTCCTCTGGAAGAAGTGATGACTGGCAGCGATGGCAGTTTCTCCATCAGTGATATTCCCGTAGGAGACTATGTGATAGATGTTTATGCCTCAGGTTATATTTCAGATGCCTATAATGTCACGCTGGAAGCAGGAGCAAATGATCTGGAATTTGTTCTGGTACCCTCTGAGGCGATCAGTTTTGAATCCGGTGACCTGCCCACTCAATACGATTTCAGTTTCAGTGGGAATGCTAACTGGTTTGTAGCAGATGATAATGCTCATAATGGATTATTTTCTGTTCGCAGTGGTGATATTGATGATCGGGAAGTTACCAGATTGCATCTTGAAGTGGAGCTCGTAGAAGATGGTTCAGTGTCTTTCTGGAAAAAAGTATCATCCGAGCAAAATTATGATTTTCTGCGTTTCTATATTGATAATGCTCTGCAAAATAGCTGGAGCGGTTCCTCTGACTGGTCAAACCATAGTTATAACCTCACATCCGGTGAACACTCCTTTACCTGGGAATATGATAAAGATACTTCTGTATCCAACGGCTCAGATTGCGGCTGGATAGATGATATATTGATTGAAGGTTTGCCTGAAGTAGCAATCGTGTATGGTGATGTGGATGATAATGGTGAGATAGGAGCTTATGATGCTTCTCTGGTGCAACGCTACTTTGTGGAAATGAATCCGGGACCTTCTGCTCCTCTGCCTTGGGCTTACTGGCGCATGCTTAGAGCTGATGTGGATGCAAATGGCAGTATTGAAGCTTATGACGCATCTTTGATCCTGCAATATTATGTGGGAATTATCGATCATTTCCCGGTAGAAGATTAA